One part of the Silurus meridionalis isolate SWU-2019-XX chromosome 26, ASM1480568v1, whole genome shotgun sequence genome encodes these proteins:
- the ascl1b gene encoding achaete-scute homolog 1b has translation MHLKEMEITKSHCAYRVQDSFAPLEKASRSPESSLLKRQRCGSPERLRCTRRLNFGALHHLHHQQQQQQQQPVAVARRNERERNRVKQVNMGFQTLRQHVPNGAANKKMSKVETLRSAVEYIRALQRLLDEHDAVSAAFRRGVLSPTVSSSCSAGPESPRSACSSDDGAYEHLNSEEQELLDFAAWFDGF, from the coding sequence atgcatttaAAGGAAATGGAGATCACAAAGAGTCATTGCGCATACCGTGTCCAGGACAGCTTTGCGCCTCTGGAGAAAGCTTCGCGCAGTCCTGAGAGTTCGCTGCTTAAAAGGCAGCGATGCGGCAGCCCAGAGCGCCTGAGGTGCACGCGCAGGCTGAACTTTGGAgctcttcatcatcttcaccatcagcagcagcagcagcagcagcagccggTGGCCGTGGCCCGGCGCAACGAGCGCGAGAGGAACAGGGTGAAGCAGGTCAACATGGGCTTCCAGACTCTCCGGCAGCACGTGCCGAACGGCGCTGCCAACAAGAAGATGAGCAAAGTGGAGACGCTGCGCTCGGCCGTCGAGTACATCCGTGCGCTCCAGCGGCTCCTGGACGAGCACGACGCCGTGTCCGCCGCGTTCCGCCGAGGCGTCCTATCTCCCACGGTGTCGAGCTCGTGCTCCGCCGGACCTGAGTCTCCGCGCTCCGCGTGCTCCTCAGACGACGGCGCGTACGAGCATCTAAACTCCGAGGAGCAGGAGCTGCTGGACTTCGCCGCTTGGTTTGACGGCTTCTAG
- the si:ch211-210p4.6 gene encoding malignant fibrous histiocytoma-amplified sequence 1 isoform X1 encodes MPLFNGFSSRKLEINLSGKRLKSLPSDLLQKGQDVDKADLEKNRLKKVTGISSLSNLTELSLCRNELSEFPKEISELQQLVRLYMNQNNIKSIPDKIFPSLKKLQFLKMSTNKLSQLPSDMNKCETLTYLNLSNNCLKNVQPLVGLRHLNELYLENNWLTELPQALFQSQNLKNFKVHNNRLRKPPEEICLGGLKDIQSYFEMLEDHPFTIRTIKTMFLGSSMAGKSTVCRSLRLGSPVEVDEDDRTVGIEIQEVFNTDGVRFLFWDFAGQEEYYFTHHVFITPQAFVILAVDLSTYDAESFRDKVGFWITNIQLKVPNAVVLLLGTHADCCTDKTEVQDKKKDIEERVKQMLLDRKCSLAQQKRNLKDLEDPSLFSEQMSLIERLEDYKLQVLELIPMDCTEPDDISRLQEYINRVVLDEDKFPFMEQTLPQCYKDVENDIQTLMNEGIIPQHGIVTHEEILDHLNSSDNKLDLDKLRVILQYLHRTGIITWYRDIPDLKDMVFVQPSFLISLFKAIVRHDLVSMLREIPKRDLMLENSLQKHRDKWTEDFIKRATLSNVAVRILVRAELTRSGVEDEELIEEIVGTKKKAGTLIRLLQHFDICLPTKESSPLNPTAPEFCPNKKWEPSSTDVYEPNGACLFLSFLQEDNQEVMQMWGEDNSEDLAVQVYFLPEIPHGFFHRLIIRICSFYSTYWVGKDQCLFTSGNRRLLVKQQVGDDDQWIEIRGKCSDLCTPEEIQKAWNTIKLMMSRLAELTQQWRGLCQYVHSPCKHTGCNSYFEWTDWQDWIDPNASEKFNMDPEEKMTCRNGHTRKTELLFPARSCHL; translated from the exons ATGCCTCTATTCAATG GCTTCTCCAGTAGGAAACTGGAGATAAACTTGTCAGGAAAGAGACTGAAATCACTTCCTTCAGATCTGCTTCAGAAAGGCCAGGATGTGGACAAGGCAGACCTGGAGAAGAACAGACTTAAGAAAGTGACTGGCATCTCTTCCTTGTCAAACCTGACAGAGCTCAGCCTGTGCCGAAATGAGCTCTCCGAGTTCCCTAAAGAGATAAGTGAGCTCCAGCAGCTGGTGAGACTGTACATGAATCAGAACAACATCAAGAGCATTCCTGATAAGATTTTCCCCTCGTTAAAGAAACTTCAGTTTCTGAAGATGAGCACGAACAAGCTCAGCCAATTACCATCGGACATGAACAAATGTGAAACCCTCACATATCTCAACTTGTCCAACAACTGTTTGAAGAACGTGCAGCCTCTGGTGGGTCTCCGTCACCTAAATGAGCTCTACCTGGAAAACAACTGGCTGACAGAACTTCCACAGGCTCTGTTTCAGTCCCAGAACTTGAAAAATTTCAAAGTACACAACAACCGTCTTAGAAAGCCACCTGAAGAGATTTGTTTAGGTGGTTTAAAGGACAttcaaagctactttgagaTGTTAGAAGACCATCCTTTCACTATCCGCACCATTAAAACAATGTTCCTGGGTTCCTCCATGGCTGGGAAATCAACTGTGTGTCGTAGTCTGAGGTTGGGTTCTCCTGTCGAGGTGGATGAGGATGATCGCACTGTGGGGATCGAAATCCAAGAAGTCTTCAATACAGATGGAGTTCGCTTCCTGTTTTGGGACTTTGCAGGACAAGAGGAATACTACTTCACTCACCATGTCTTCATAACTCCCCAGGCCTTTGTCATTCTTGCTGTTGATCTTTCCAC GTATGATGCTGAGTCTTTTAGAGATAAAGTTGGCTTTTGGATCACCAATATTCAGCTCAAGGTCCCAAATGCGGTGGTCTTGTTATTGGGCACTCATGCTGACTGTTGCACTGATAAAACGGAGGTGCAGGACAAGAAGAAAGATATTGAGGAGCGGGTGAAACAGATGCTGTTAGATCGAAAATGTAGCTTAGCACAGCAAAAAAGAAACCTTAAGGATTTAGAGGACCCCTCACTTTTCTCTGAACAGATGAGTCTTATTGAGCGACTGGAAGATTACAAATTGCAG GTCCTCGAACTTATACCCATGGACTGCACAGAGCCTGATGACATTAGCAGGTTACAAGAATATATCAACAGGGTGGTCTTAGACGAAGACAAATTTCCTTTTATGGAACAAACACTACCACAATGTTACAAGGATGTAGAAAACGATATTCAGACCCTCATGAACGAAGGCATAATTCCTCAACATG GAATAGTAACTCACGAGGAGATCCTGGACCATCTAAACAGTAGTGATAATAAATTGGACTTGGATAAGCTCAGGGTTATTCTTCAGTACCTGCACAGAACTGGAATTATCACATGGTACAGGGACATCCCAGACCTGAAGGACATGGTGTTTGTTCAACCTTCATTCCTTATCTCATTGTTCAAG GCCATTGTTAGACACGATTTGGTCAGCATGCTGAGAGAGATCCCCAAAAGAGATCTGATGCTGGAGAACTCACTCCAGAAGCACAGAGACAAATGGACTGAGGACTTTATAAAAAGAGCAACTCTGAGCAATGTGGCTGTAAGAATCCTGGTGCGTGCAGAACTTACGCGGTCAGGGGTTGAAGATGAAGAGCTGATTGAGGAGATTGTTGGGACCAAGAAGAAGGCTGGTACTCTTATCAGGCTTCTGCAGCACTTTGACATTTGTCTGCCAACTAAAGAAAGTTCTCCACTCAACCCTACAGCCCCCGAGTTTTGTCCAAATAAAAAATGGGAGCCATCGAGCACTGATGTTTATGAACCGAATGGAGCCTGTCTTTTCCTGAGTTTCCTTCAGGAAGACAATCAGGAGGTAATGCAGATGTGGGGAGAAGATAACTCCGAAGACCTCGCTGTTCAAGTTTACTTCCTCCCTGAGAtacctcatggattcttccataG GCTGATCATCAGGATATGCTCTTTTTACTCGACCTACTGGGTTGGGAAAGATCAGTGTCTTTTCACCTCTGGAAACAGACGTCTGCTGGTCAAACAGCAAGTCGGTGATGATGATCAATGGATTGAGATCCGGGGCAAATGTAGTGACC TGTGTACCCCAGAAGAAATCCAAAAGGCATGGAATACAATAAAGTTGATGATGTCACGTCTGGCTGAGCTCACACAGCAGTGGAGAGGCCTGTGCCAGTATGTACACAGCCCCTGTAAACATACCGGCTGTAATTCTTACTTCGAGTGGACCGACTGGCAGGACTGGATTGATCCTAATGCATCTGAAAAATTTAACAT GGATCCAGAGGAAAAAATGACGTGTCGTAATGGACACACTCGCAAAACCGAACTGCTGTTTCCTGCAAG aagctgTCACCTGTGA
- the si:ch211-210p4.6 gene encoding malignant fibrous histiocytoma-amplified sequence 1 isoform X2, producing the protein MPLFNGFSSRKLEINLSGKRLKSLPSDLLQKGQDVDKADLEKNRLKKVTGISSLSNLTELSLCRNELSEFPKEISELQQLVRLYMNQNNIKSIPDKIFPSLKKLQFLKMSTNKLSQLPSDMNKCETLTYLNLSNNCLKNVQPLVGLRHLNELYLENNWLTELPQALFQSQNLKNFKVHNNRLRKPPEEICLGGLKDIQSYFEMLEDHPFTIRTIKTMFLGSSMAGKSTVCRSLRLGSPVEVDEDDRTVGIEIQEVFNTDGVRFLFWDFAGQEEYYFTHHVFITPQAFVILAVDLSTYDAESFRDKVGFWITNIQLKVPNAVVLLLGTHADCCTDKTEVQDKKKDIEERVKQMLLDRKCSLAQQKRNLKDLEDPSLFSEQMSLIERLEDYKLQVLELIPMDCTEPDDISRLQEYINRVVLDEDKFPFMEQTLPQCYKDVENDIQTLMNEGIIPQHGIVTHEEILDHLNSSDNKLDLDKLRVILQYLHRTGIITWYRDIPDLKDMVFVQPSFLISLFKAIVRHDLVSMLREIPKRDLMLENSLQKHRDKWTEDFIKRATLSNVAVRILVRAELTRSGVEDEELIEEIVGTKKKAGTLIRLLQHFDICLPTKESSPLNPTAPEFCPNKKWEPSSTDVYEPNGACLFLSFLQEDNQEVMQMWGEDNSEDLAVQVYFLPEIPHGFFHRLIIRICSFYSTYWVGKDQCLFTSGNRRLLVKQQVGDDDQWIEIRGKCSDLCTPEEIQKAWNTIKLMMSRLAELTQQWRGLCQYVHSPCKHTGCNSYFEWTDWQDWIDPNASEKFNMDPEEKMTCRNGHTRKTELLFPASCHL; encoded by the exons ATGCCTCTATTCAATG GCTTCTCCAGTAGGAAACTGGAGATAAACTTGTCAGGAAAGAGACTGAAATCACTTCCTTCAGATCTGCTTCAGAAAGGCCAGGATGTGGACAAGGCAGACCTGGAGAAGAACAGACTTAAGAAAGTGACTGGCATCTCTTCCTTGTCAAACCTGACAGAGCTCAGCCTGTGCCGAAATGAGCTCTCCGAGTTCCCTAAAGAGATAAGTGAGCTCCAGCAGCTGGTGAGACTGTACATGAATCAGAACAACATCAAGAGCATTCCTGATAAGATTTTCCCCTCGTTAAAGAAACTTCAGTTTCTGAAGATGAGCACGAACAAGCTCAGCCAATTACCATCGGACATGAACAAATGTGAAACCCTCACATATCTCAACTTGTCCAACAACTGTTTGAAGAACGTGCAGCCTCTGGTGGGTCTCCGTCACCTAAATGAGCTCTACCTGGAAAACAACTGGCTGACAGAACTTCCACAGGCTCTGTTTCAGTCCCAGAACTTGAAAAATTTCAAAGTACACAACAACCGTCTTAGAAAGCCACCTGAAGAGATTTGTTTAGGTGGTTTAAAGGACAttcaaagctactttgagaTGTTAGAAGACCATCCTTTCACTATCCGCACCATTAAAACAATGTTCCTGGGTTCCTCCATGGCTGGGAAATCAACTGTGTGTCGTAGTCTGAGGTTGGGTTCTCCTGTCGAGGTGGATGAGGATGATCGCACTGTGGGGATCGAAATCCAAGAAGTCTTCAATACAGATGGAGTTCGCTTCCTGTTTTGGGACTTTGCAGGACAAGAGGAATACTACTTCACTCACCATGTCTTCATAACTCCCCAGGCCTTTGTCATTCTTGCTGTTGATCTTTCCAC GTATGATGCTGAGTCTTTTAGAGATAAAGTTGGCTTTTGGATCACCAATATTCAGCTCAAGGTCCCAAATGCGGTGGTCTTGTTATTGGGCACTCATGCTGACTGTTGCACTGATAAAACGGAGGTGCAGGACAAGAAGAAAGATATTGAGGAGCGGGTGAAACAGATGCTGTTAGATCGAAAATGTAGCTTAGCACAGCAAAAAAGAAACCTTAAGGATTTAGAGGACCCCTCACTTTTCTCTGAACAGATGAGTCTTATTGAGCGACTGGAAGATTACAAATTGCAG GTCCTCGAACTTATACCCATGGACTGCACAGAGCCTGATGACATTAGCAGGTTACAAGAATATATCAACAGGGTGGTCTTAGACGAAGACAAATTTCCTTTTATGGAACAAACACTACCACAATGTTACAAGGATGTAGAAAACGATATTCAGACCCTCATGAACGAAGGCATAATTCCTCAACATG GAATAGTAACTCACGAGGAGATCCTGGACCATCTAAACAGTAGTGATAATAAATTGGACTTGGATAAGCTCAGGGTTATTCTTCAGTACCTGCACAGAACTGGAATTATCACATGGTACAGGGACATCCCAGACCTGAAGGACATGGTGTTTGTTCAACCTTCATTCCTTATCTCATTGTTCAAG GCCATTGTTAGACACGATTTGGTCAGCATGCTGAGAGAGATCCCCAAAAGAGATCTGATGCTGGAGAACTCACTCCAGAAGCACAGAGACAAATGGACTGAGGACTTTATAAAAAGAGCAACTCTGAGCAATGTGGCTGTAAGAATCCTGGTGCGTGCAGAACTTACGCGGTCAGGGGTTGAAGATGAAGAGCTGATTGAGGAGATTGTTGGGACCAAGAAGAAGGCTGGTACTCTTATCAGGCTTCTGCAGCACTTTGACATTTGTCTGCCAACTAAAGAAAGTTCTCCACTCAACCCTACAGCCCCCGAGTTTTGTCCAAATAAAAAATGGGAGCCATCGAGCACTGATGTTTATGAACCGAATGGAGCCTGTCTTTTCCTGAGTTTCCTTCAGGAAGACAATCAGGAGGTAATGCAGATGTGGGGAGAAGATAACTCCGAAGACCTCGCTGTTCAAGTTTACTTCCTCCCTGAGAtacctcatggattcttccataG GCTGATCATCAGGATATGCTCTTTTTACTCGACCTACTGGGTTGGGAAAGATCAGTGTCTTTTCACCTCTGGAAACAGACGTCTGCTGGTCAAACAGCAAGTCGGTGATGATGATCAATGGATTGAGATCCGGGGCAAATGTAGTGACC TGTGTACCCCAGAAGAAATCCAAAAGGCATGGAATACAATAAAGTTGATGATGTCACGTCTGGCTGAGCTCACACAGCAGTGGAGAGGCCTGTGCCAGTATGTACACAGCCCCTGTAAACATACCGGCTGTAATTCTTACTTCGAGTGGACCGACTGGCAGGACTGGATTGATCCTAATGCATCTGAAAAATTTAACAT GGATCCAGAGGAAAAAATGACGTGTCGTAATGGACACACTCGCAAAACCGAACTGCTGTTTCCTGCAAG ctgTCACCTGTGA
- the LOC124379953 gene encoding PHD and RING finger domain-containing protein 1-like: MDEQHLKDLNPGGVSGAVRCLICLNPFRGQPVASPQPCDHVYCLACITEWAKISNSCPVDRLKFAVLYQRSCVGGDIKKIIAVEPNDGQGLEDEGRFEELSMCEECGRSDQRHLMLLCSACDSRFHIACIHPPLATVPVEDWFCQECAPEDRCSREESEITDDEMTKLLAEVVQTSTFLRPSTTAQRTGSDHTRRSQRARQRCRRTHTTQPQTVQHVPRYLLKSNCSYSEDATTSNILVNTLKEDKKVTVKKKRRWNTGVQDSV, translated from the exons ATGGATGAGCAACATCTCAAAGATTTGAATCCAGGTGGGGTGTCTGGCGCTGTCCGATGCCTTATCTGCCTTAACCCGTTCAGGGGGCAGCCAGTGGCGAGTCCACAACCTTGTGACCATGTGTACTGCCTTGCCTGCATCACTGAATGGGCCaag ATTTCAAACTCCTGTCCAGTCGATCGTCTGAAATTTGCAGTCCTCTACCAGAGAAGTTGTGTTGGAGgggatattaaaaaaata ATTGCAGTGGAGCCGAATGATGGTCAGGGACTAGAAGATGAAGGAAGATTTGAGGAGTTGAGcatgtgtgaggagtgtggCAGGAGTGACCAGAGACACCTGATGCTCCTCTGCTCTGCCTGTGACTCAAG ATTCCACATAGCCTGCATTCATCCACCTTTGGCCACCGTACCAGTTGAAGATTGGTTCTGCCAGGAATGTGCCCCTGAGGACAGATGCTCTAGAGAAGAGAGCGAAATAACTGACGACGAAATGACCAAGCTGCTAGCCGAAGTCGTCCAGACGTCCACTTTTCTCAGACCTTCTACTACAGCGCAGCGTACCGGTTCAGACCACACCCGCAGGAGCCAGAGAGCACGGCAGCGTTGCAGGAGAACACACACCACTCAGCCTCAGACAGTCCAG CATGTGCCCAGATACCTTTTAAAATCGAACTGTTCTTACAGCGAAGACGCCACGACAAGCAACATTTTAGTAAACACTTTGAAAGAAGACAAGAAGGTCAcagttaagaaaaaaagaagatggAATACAGGTGTGCAGGATTCTGTGTGA
- the rassf7b gene encoding ras association domain-containing protein 7b: MELKVWVDGVQRVVCGLSEETSCQDVVIALAQAIGQTGRYVLVQKMRDKERQLVANERPLEALAKLGQLSSEVQFILRRTGPTSSEGSDLDRVPSLPKLLDPEPPKSKVPKKALSFNLGPSTSSQTFVKQPKNVPKDSPGVQVPQGPPGSSHAQAGPSKEEVFRQILHQQSRLKDLHAHLDALDKQAWVLEQPSPPSFSQNLIEEMNYLGDKFRQNEAELAHGEYWESEYHAEVQKEQSMLKQLRELNVALDEHNRRIHETETQFGSLERNIHLKEERKNGMRYQQANVEQSLGQIMAQLDTVQHQGSDLGSALEETEENLWITEELLQAKSRELEEVSKELRQCNLQQFIQQTVPSTQLSVSADDPELAYLMPDGQSDEDSNHSVLEFNPRTTAKQILGNPRSLQNPLVSSLHPEVLQSREVSWR, translated from the exons ATGGAGCTAAAGGTGTGGGTGGATGGTGTGCAGCGAGTTGTCTGCGGCCTGTCCGAAGAGACGTCCTGTCAGGATGTGGTCATCGCTCTTGCTCAGGCAATAG GGCAAACAGGTCGCTATGTTCTTGTCCAGAAGATGAGGGACAAAGAACGTCAGCTGGTTGCAAATGAGCGTCCTCTGGAAGCCCTGGCTAAACTGGGCCAGTTAAGCAGTGAAGTACAATTCATCCTGCGGCGCACTGGACCCACCAGCAGCGAGGGCTCCGACCTGGACCGAGTACCTTCCCTCCCAAAACTCCTCGATCCAGAACCTCCGAAGAGTAAAGTGCCCAAGAAGGCCCTCAGCTTTAACCTGGGGCCATCTACCtcttcacaaacttttgttaaaCAACCCAAAAATGTACCGAAGGACTCTCCGGGTGTACAAGTTCCCCAGGGTCCTCCTGGGTCATCCCATGCCCAAGCTGGCCCATCCAAAGAAGAGGTCTTCCGACAGATTCTCCATCAGCAGAGTAGATTGAAGGATCTCCACGCTCACTTGGACGCTCTGGATAAGCAGGCCTGGGTTTTGGAGCAGCCTTCACCCCCGAGCTTTTCCCAAAACCTTATAGAGGAGATGAACTACCTGGGAGACAAATTTAGGCAAAATGAGGCCGAACTGGCTCATGGGGAGTATTGGGAGTCGGAGTATCACGCTGAGGTTCAAAAAGAACAAAGCATGCTCAAACAACTACGGGAGCTCAACGTAGCTCTTGATGAGCACAACCGGAGGATTCACGAAACAGAAACCCAGTTTGGGAGCCTTGAGCGGAACATCCATTtaaaagaggagaggaaaaatgGTATGCGTTACCAACAAGCGAACGTGGAACAATCTCTGGGACAGATCATGGCACAGCTGGACACGGTGCAGCATCAGGGATCTGATCTGGGCTCTGCCCTTGAGGAAACAGAAGAGAATCTCTGGATAACAGAAGAACTGTTACAG GCTAAGAGCAGGGAGCTTGAAGAAGTAAGCAAGGAACTACGGCAGTGTAATCTCCAGCAGTTCATCCAGCAGACAGTTCCTTCAACTCAGCTCAGTGTCTCAGCAGATGACCCAGAACTTGCTTACCTCATGCCAGACGGACAGAGCGATGAAG ACTCCAATCACTCAGTGTTAGAGTTTAACCCTCGCACCACTGCCAAGCAGATCCTGGGGAACCCTCGCAGCCTGCAAAACCCGCTGGTGTCCAGCCTCCATCCagagg TCCTGCAATCCAGAGAGGTGTCATGGCGATAA